From one Mytilus edulis chromosome 1, xbMytEdul2.2, whole genome shotgun sequence genomic stretch:
- the LOC139491347 gene encoding uncharacterized protein, giving the protein MDIDIAGPIIDAIVKKQSVILKLDEQILENTSDEDIEVEITDADEYNLDLETQLRRYKKLAQIVTQCKKFTDSKSRMEIVKKRNLCFNCLGNHKISECRSKNTCRKCQRKHHTSLCNESSIQKSQSQNITSNTENGTPIMHTSAKQENSTVFLKTAIAPIWSQNQCADAHILFDEGAQRSFMTQEIADKLNVKPDGKETLNISAFGNSDKNVRHMNKAKVYLEANSGEKIPLQVLIVPTIAAPIQNNRRYVSQNLHYLKGLKLAHPLSEDNSFDISLLIGADHYWDVIKDDIVRGDGPTAMSSKIGYLLSGPLTCRRGQRNSHMMHILSSHTKEDYDIERFWKLESLGIQENDKLNTEKQNIKEFSSTSITYEDGNCKENAKSPSLNDCLHSYPPISNDITELLTRFRTQKFAVTTDIEKAFLQVGLHKSDRDVTRFFWLSDPTDSTSPFTTYRFKSVLFGATCSPFILNATLLKHFEENPSPTASRITQDLYVDNVLTSFTAEDDLMQFYRDSRCLLQKGGFNLRSWNSNSNRLREFVETENVLDSSNEVNILGMRWNVADDKLLFAEVDIDSTMVDVTKREIVRQSSKIFDPLGILSPVTVKAKILMQSLWKRNFGWDERLPEDVTTQWTTLSTDLKDTKSVELTRLLNNDGLSPQTARIHIFTDASKQAYGACAYIVQGKQSQLVMAKNRVAPLKVITLPQLELMGAVVGAKLAKHVSNILGITEITFWCDSQIVLSLLYSSKIQKPFIANRITEIRQLVENKTWRYCPTDCNPADYLTRGMSSSKFLNNDAWFNGPKWLAHEERWPHWDRNSVAMTTITDNESKDIDRQIQQNDDRFTVVKEVINIEKKIISRPYVAPDPPPLPKDRLGEDPPFSVTGVDFTGALHVRQNGNKETEAYICLFTCASTRAVHIELVQDLTTHSFLLAFRRFVSRRSLPKIMISDNASTYKSAATEISKIFKSEKVHGKLSELGTLWKFIPSRAPWYGGWWERLIGLTKTSLKKTLERACIDLDMLHTVITEIECTLNDRPLTYISTDEKDPEPLTPSHLLYGRRLKTLPYPSNDKSEFKDTTKTLTCAHALKRNKQQQDLLQHFWTRWKKEYLTSLREFHRASGNNLQKIKTGDIVQIHDDSPRTVWNIGIIEDLVRGGDGMVRSALVRTKFGLTNRPIVKLYPLEINSNDNDESQILRRSVRLQNRNQRL; this is encoded by the exons ATGGATATTGACATTGCAGGTCCAATTATTGACGCTATAGTGAAAAAACAAAGTGTAATTCTTAAACTGGATGAACAGATTTTGGAAAATACATCGGATGAAGATATAGAAGTTGAAATCACAGATGCAGATGAGTATAATTTAGATCTTGAAACGCAATTACGCCGTTATAAGAAATTAGCACAAATTGTTACAC AATGTAAAAAGTTCACCGACAGCAAATCAAGAATGGAGATTGTTAAGAAGAGAAACCTATGTTTCAATTGTTTGGGTAACCATAAAATATCAGAATGTAGGTCGAAAAACACATGCCGTAAATGTCAACGTAAGCATCATACAAGTTTATGCAATGAATCTTCAATTCAAAAATCACAAAGTCAGAATATTACAAGTAATACAGAAAATGGCACGCCAATCATGCATACATCTGCTAAACAGGAAAATTCTACCGTCTTCTTAAAAACGGCAATCGCTCCAATATGGTCACAGAATCAGTGCGCCGACGCTCACATCCTTTTCGACGAAGGAGCGCAACGATCATTTATGACGCAGGAAATAGCCGACAAGTTGAACGTCAAGCCAGACGGAAAGGAAACTCTTAATATATCCGCCTTCGGAAATTCTGACAAGAATGTTCGTCACATGAATAAAGCCAAAGTGTATTTAGAAGCAAACTCAGGAGAGAAAATACCTTTACAGGTATTAATTGTACCTACCATAGCAGCGCCGATCCAGAATAATCGCAGGTACGTTTCGCAGAACCTACATTATTTGAAAGGACTAAAACTAGCCCACCCGTTATCAGAGGATAACAGCTTTGATATTTCTTTACTCATTGGAGCAGACCACTACTGGGATGTAATCAAGGACGATATCGTTCGAGGCGACGGACCGACAGCGATGAGCTCCAAAATAGGATATTTGTTATCTGGACCACTTACATGTAGAAGAGGACAACGCAATTCACATATGATGCACATATTATCTAGTCACACAAAAGAGGACTATGATATTGAGAGATTTTGGAAATTGGAGTCCCTTGGTATACAAGAAAACGACAAACTTAACACAGAAAAACAGAACATAAAAGAATTTTCATCAACATCGATAACATATGAGGATGGAAA TTGTAAAGAGAACGCAAAAAGTCCGAGTTTGAATGACTGTCTTCATTCATATCCGCCAATTTCAAATGACATAACAGAGCTACTAACCAGATTTCGTACTCAGAAGTTTGCAGTGACAACAGATATCGAAAAGGCATTTCTGCAAGTTGGACTTCATAAATCTGACCGTGATGTAACTCGCTTTTTTTGGTTAAGTGACCCAACAGATTCAACCAGTCCGTTTACAACATATCGTTTCAAGTCAGTCTTATTCGGAGCTACATGCTCACCATTTATACTGAATGCAACTTTATTAAAACACTTTGAAGAGAATCCTAGTCCAACAGCTTCAAGAATTACACAAGACTTGTATGTAGATAATGTTTTAACTAGTTTTACTGCCGAAGACGACTTAATGCAATTTTACCGTGATTCCAGGTGTTTATTACAGAAAGGAGGCTTTAACCTCAGATCATGGAACTCTAATTCTAACAGACTACGAGAATTTGTTGAAACAGAAAACGTACTAGATTCCAGTAACGAGGTCAACATACTTGGAATGCGCTGGAATGTTGCAGACGACAAACTTTTATTTGCAGAAGTAGATATAGATTCAACCATGGTAGATGTAACCAAAAGAGAAATAGTACGACAGTCGTCTAAAATCTTTGATCCGCTTGGCATACTTAGTCCCGTGACAGTGAAAGCTAAGATACTAATGCAGTCACTATGGAAACGTAATTTTGGATGGGACGAACGCTTACCTGAAGATGTAACTACGCAGTGGACTACTTTATCTACAGATCTTAAAGATACAAAATCAGTTGAACTTACCAGACTACTTAACAACGATGGATTATCACCACAAACAGCTAGAATACACATTTTTACCGATGCTAGCAAACAAGCTTATGGAGCATGCGCCTACATTGTACAAGGAAAACAGTCGCAATTAGTTATGGCTAAAAACAGAGTTGCACCGCTTAAAGTAATTACTTTGCCGCAATTGGAGTTGATGGGCGCCGTAGTTGGAGCGAAATTAGCTAAACATGTGTCAAATATTTTAGGCATTACAGAAATTACATTTTGGTGTGATAGCCAAATCGTTCTGAGTTTGTTGTATTCGTCGAAAATACAAAAACCGTTTATAGCTAATAGAATTACAGAAATCCGACAACTTGTGGAAAATAAAACTTGGAGGTATTGTCCAACTGACTGTAACCCCGCCGACTATCTTACCCGCGGCATGTCTTCATCTAAGTTTTTGAATAATGATGCTTGGTTCAACGGACCGAAATGGCTTGCCCATGAAGAACGGTGGCCGCATTGGGATCGAAATTCCGTTGCTATGACAACAATTACAGACAATGAAAGTAAAGACATAGACCGGCAAATTCAACAAAATGATGACAGATTCACAGTTGTAAAGGAAGTCATCAATATAGAGAA GAAGATAATTAGTCGACCGTATGTGGCGCCTGACCCACCACCACTACCAAAGGATCGTCTTGGAGAAGACCCGCCATTCAGCGTCACGGGAGTTGATTTCACAGGAGCGTTACATGTACGACAAAATGGTAACAAGGAAACAGAAGCGTATATATGTCTTTTTACGTGCGCCTCAACCAGAGCTGTTCACATTGAGTTAGTTCAGGATTTAACGACACATTCATTTTTATTAGCTTTTCGCAGATTTGTTAGCCGTCGGTCTTTACCGAAAATTATGATATCTGACAATGCTTCTACGTATAAATCTGCAGCGACAgagatttcaaaaatattcaaatcagAAAAAGTGCATGGAAAACTTAGTGAGTTAGGAACATTGTGGAAGTTTATACCCAGCAGAGCTCCTTGGTACGGAGGATGGTGGGAGCGACTTATTGGACTCACAAAAACTTCGCTCAAGAAAACATTAGAACGTGCCTGTATCGACTTAGATATGCTACATACCGTTATTACAGAAATCGAGTGCACACTGAATGACCGACCGTTAACGTACATCTCTACTGATGAAAAGGATCCAGAACCACTTACGCCGTCTCATCTTTTGTATGGCAGAAGATTAAAGACTCTTCCGTATCCTTCAAATGACAAAAGCGAATTCAAAGACACTACAAAAACACTAACTTGCGCTCATGCGCTAAAACGTAACAAACAACAACAAGATTTACTACAACACTTTTGGACGAGATGGAAGAAGGAGTACCTTACATCACTACGGGAATTCCACAGAGCCAGTGGCAATAATTTACAGAAGATAAAGACCGGGGACATAGTACAGATTCATGATGACTCGCCTAGAACTGTATGGAACATTGGTATCATCGAGGACCTTGTGCGTGGTGGAGATGGTATGGTGAGATCAGCTTTAGTGCGTACAAAATTTGGACTTACGAATAGACCAATCGTCAAACTCTACCCACTAGAGATAAATTCAAATGACAATGATGAATCGCAAATACTTAGAAGGAGTGTTCGTTTACAAAACCGCAATCAGAGACTGTAA